The Mucilaginibacter rubeus genomic interval ACCATAAAAGGCATGCTGTAAATCACTGAGGCAAGAATTAGCCCAGGAAAAGAAAAAACAAGCTGTACATCAAAAGTATCATGAAGCCATTTCCCCAAACCATGCTGCGGACTAAAAGCCAGCAGCAAATAAAAGCCCAGTACCGATGGCGGCAGCACCAAAGGCATGGTAATAATTGCTTCGATGATGAGCTTAATAAATGATCTGCCCCGCGAAAGCCACCAGGCAAACGGCAAACCGATAAGCAACAGCAGCAGCGTGGTAATGCCTGCTAATTTTAAAGTAAGCCATATGGGCGATAGGTCCATCAATAAAAATACAAATTATTGTACCCGGTAACCATACGCTTTGAAAATACTTTTCGCGGCCGGGCTTAAAATGTAGCGATAAAATTTATCTGCCGATGGGTTATCTGCCCCATGTTTCAGGATCACGATACCTTGTTGTATCGGCTCATAGGTTTTGGGATCGATAACCTTATAATATAATGTCGTTTTATTTCCGAGTTCCTTCACCAGCGATTGTGTGGTGAAACCAACATCGGCCACTCCCGTGGTGATATAAGTATTTACCTGCGAGATGCTTTCGCCATAAACTATTTTAGGTTTGGCATCATCTAAAATGCCTTTATCCTGAAGGGACTGCTCGGCGGCTTTACCATAAGGAGCAATAGCAGGATTAGCTACCGCGATCTTTTTTACCCGAGCCGAAAGCAGCAACCGCTCCCAGTTTTCAAACCCGATATTTTGTGTGCTGCAAATAATCAGGCTACCGGAGACGTACACTACCGGCTTCTCTTTAGCGAAACCGTTTTTAAATAATGTCTCCGGAAAGCTCATATCGGCAGATAAAAACACATCAAACGGCGCTCCGTTACTAATCTGTGCTACCAACTTACCCGACGAGCCTATTACGGCGTCAATACTAATTCCCGTTTTTTGCTTAAAGTTTTTTTGCAAAACCTCCATTACCGGCTGCAGGTTGGCTGCTGCCGCAACCCGGATATTCTGCGCGTTTACACTTAAACCTGCCGTAAACAGCAGGGCAAATAAAAAAAATATTACTTTTTTTGAATTGGTATTGTATTGTTCGCTTTGCATAGCTTTTATAGTTTTTTGCCTTGCAGGCAATAGTTTCGTTTGGTATTGAAGCGTATCATAATTTCTTAAAAACGGCTCTTTGATACCATAGCACCACAAATATACGCTTGTTATAGCCATAAGCGGTTCATATATTAGTAATGTTAAGCTATCAAATAAACCAATTTTTAACAAAAATAAAGCCGCTAAACTTCAGTCAACCCGGCTTTAAACGTATCCCCTGAATGAAAAATAATTTTACAAGAGTTCTGTTAGCCTCATTTATTACTGTTGGTGTTTTTAGTGGCGAGGCCTGCGGCAAAAAATCAACCGTTACGCCAGCGCCCACTGTTCCGCCCGTTACGCCACCGGTAGTAACACCTGTAAAAAGCGATGTTGCTATGTGGCTCACTACTGCCGATCAGACCATTGCTTTCGCTAAACAAAATGCAGCTATTAATTTTAGCACAACAGCGGCCAGTGGCTCAACTATTAATATCAATGCAGCCACTACTTACCAAACTATTGATGGTTTTGGTTATT includes:
- the modA gene encoding molybdate ABC transporter substrate-binding protein; this translates as MAITSVYLWCYGIKEPFLRNYDTLQYQTKLLPARQKTIKAMQSEQYNTNSKKVIFFLFALLFTAGLSVNAQNIRVAAAANLQPVMEVLQKNFKQKTGISIDAVIGSSGKLVAQISNGAPFDVFLSADMSFPETLFKNGFAKEKPVVYVSGSLIICSTQNIGFENWERLLLSARVKKIAVANPAIAPYGKAAEQSLQDKGILDDAKPKIVYGESISQVNTYITTGVADVGFTTQSLVKELGNKTTLYYKVIDPKTYEPIQQGIVILKHGADNPSADKFYRYILSPAAKSIFKAYGYRVQ